One segment of Tamlana crocina DNA contains the following:
- a CDS encoding SusC/RagA family TonB-linked outer membrane protein yields the protein METKLQYVLKKTLLVTSLFLTFFQSNALKYGKGAINNGISFFELKWEKSNLNLLQKSIEGKVTDESNAPLIGVTIVIKGTKTGVTTDFDGKFNLNAKEGDVLLFSYLGYADVEITVGSTSFYNIKMNPSAEELDGVEIFSTGYQKISKERVTGSFAKINTKVLERKIDQSIIGKIAGEVPGVQFDPFIQEKNNIGLVIRGRSSINATTEPLVVVDGFAIPGGFNTINPNDVETITILKDAAATSIWGIRAANGVIVITTKKGENNSKLSVNLSVNSSVTLKQDIFKAPYADPSTQVDYQIGLFNFEQFSQQRNLFDGTLNEFSLFQTNSVRETLLRLQRGDIDIATADSRIEALRNNDGREEYSRLFLRQRLWNQYNLSISGGSEKYNFNSSLVYNQNKGAIVNDKSDQFILNVVGNYKLTDKLQVRFSSNISQTKSENGISTGPVDYLINYPIFERIVDDNGNYLPMQGGVNIESSQLAQRQGYPYPWTFNLKQESDNVDNTSTSTDVRIQTGLNYEILEGLKIDLSYQYLWSSFFGRNLLNENRFTTRNLVNSFALVDENGVVTETPVPLGSLLDISTRSTTDNTFRGQLNYSTSFNDGLHNIDAIAGYEVRKQITEFNRDRKFGYNDQSLIFTQPNFNTLYSSPIFGGQRLINSNSRLLFNENRFLSYYVNGAYNFDKRYTVSGSVRLDDTNLFGASEEFRNTPLFSVGLKWNITNENYFNSKFFYNLNLRATYGSGGNVDRNTSPFLVARQGRDQGSFLNNYLTISNPPNPTLRLEKTKTLNLGLDFSMANNRIYGSIEYYNRNSDDLLARRNISPTYGLSSSFLNVAELYNRGVDIDLGLRIINTKDFKFDSRILYSQNKNEITSIDESNPGEIFLFTQYDANSFVVGDPVDNFYSFRYAGLDQEGNPSFFNENNDVIEVGGDIGAIEALKSEGSRSPTRTGSLTNTVTYKNLSLRVLTVYSGGNRFRFERNYDPRFFRTNVFSDYVSRWQQPGDELLTDVPRLTSPNETGTPLYLYLDESDRNTDDASYIRLSQVNLSYQFPESLTKKLSMNSFTVSLQADNLKVWNFNKWDVDPISRTIPIPPTFTLNLTTTF from the coding sequence ATGGAAACCAAACTTCAGTATGTTTTAAAGAAAACATTATTAGTTACAAGTTTGTTTTTAACATTTTTTCAAAGTAATGCTCTTAAATATGGCAAAGGTGCTATAAATAATGGCATCAGTTTTTTTGAATTGAAATGGGAAAAATCAAATTTAAATCTCCTTCAAAAAAGTATTGAAGGTAAAGTTACAGACGAAAGTAATGCTCCTTTAATAGGGGTTACTATTGTTATTAAAGGTACAAAAACAGGTGTCACCACCGATTTTGACGGAAAATTTAATTTAAATGCTAAAGAAGGGGATGTATTGTTGTTTTCGTATTTGGGTTATGCAGATGTAGAAATAACCGTAGGTAGTACATCATTTTATAATATAAAAATGAATCCTTCGGCAGAAGAACTTGATGGGGTGGAAATATTTTCTACAGGATATCAAAAAATTAGTAAAGAACGCGTAACAGGGTCTTTTGCAAAAATTAATACAAAGGTTTTAGAACGAAAGATAGATCAGAGTATAATTGGTAAAATAGCGGGAGAAGTCCCGGGCGTGCAATTTGACCCGTTTATTCAAGAAAAAAACAATATAGGTCTTGTAATTCGCGGAAGAAGTTCGATTAATGCCACAACAGAGCCTCTGGTAGTGGTTGATGGGTTTGCAATACCTGGAGGTTTTAATACCATAAATCCTAACGATGTAGAAACAATTACCATTTTAAAAGATGCGGCAGCAACATCTATATGGGGTATTCGGGCTGCTAATGGTGTTATTGTAATTACCACTAAAAAAGGTGAAAATAATAGTAAGCTCTCGGTAAACCTTTCTGTTAATTCTTCTGTAACTTTAAAACAGGATATTTTTAAGGCTCCTTATGCAGACCCTAGTACGCAAGTAGATTATCAAATAGGGTTGTTTAATTTTGAACAGTTTTCACAACAGAGAAATTTGTTTGATGGTACTTTGAATGAATTTTCTTTATTCCAAACTAACTCAGTTAGAGAAACTCTGCTAAGGCTTCAAAGAGGTGATATTGATATTGCTACCGCTGACAGTAGAATAGAAGCCCTTAGGAATAACGACGGTAGAGAGGAGTATTCAAGACTATTTTTAAGACAGCGCCTGTGGAACCAATATAACCTGAGTATATCTGGTGGTAGTGAAAAATATAACTTTAACTCCTCGCTTGTTTATAATCAAAACAAAGGTGCAATTGTAAATGATAAGTCCGATCAATTTATTTTAAACGTCGTAGGTAATTATAAGCTTACAGATAAATTGCAAGTTAGATTTTCTAGTAATATATCTCAAACCAAAAGTGAAAACGGTATTAGTACAGGACCTGTAGATTATTTAATAAATTATCCAATATTTGAACGTATTGTTGATGATAATGGTAATTACCTACCAATGCAAGGTGGTGTAAATATAGAAAGTTCTCAACTAGCACAAAGACAAGGTTATCCGTATCCTTGGACATTTAACCTTAAACAAGAATCTGATAACGTAGATAACACTTCAACATCAACAGATGTTCGTATTCAAACAGGATTAAATTACGAGATTTTAGAAGGTTTAAAAATTGACTTGAGTTACCAATATTTGTGGTCGTCATTTTTTGGGCGAAACTTGCTTAATGAAAATAGGTTCACAACCAGAAACTTAGTAAACTCCTTTGCTCTTGTAGATGAAAATGGTGTGGTTACAGAAACGCCTGTGCCTCTTGGTTCGTTATTAGATATTTCTACTAGAAGTACAACAGATAATACGTTTAGAGGGCAATTAAATTATTCAACAAGCTTCAATGATGGCCTTCATAACATTGATGCCATAGCGGGGTACGAGGTCCGTAAACAAATTACAGAGTTTAATAGAGACAGAAAGTTTGGATATAACGACCAATCTTTGATTTTTACACAGCCTAATTTTAATACCCTTTACTCCAGTCCAATTTTTGGCGGGCAACGGCTAATCAATTCAAACTCTAGATTATTATTTAATGAAAATAGATTTCTTTCATACTATGTTAATGGTGCATATAATTTTGATAAACGCTATACCGTATCGGGCAGTGTAAGATTGGATGATACCAACCTGTTTGGAGCGTCAGAAGAGTTTAGGAATACACCTTTGTTTTCCGTAGGTTTAAAATGGAATATAACTAACGAGAACTACTTTAATTCAAAGTTTTTTTATAATCTTAACCTAAGGGCAACCTATGGTTCTGGAGGAAATGTAGATAGAAATACATCACCATTTTTAGTAGCAAGACAAGGTAGAGATCAAGGAAGTTTTTTAAACAATTACCTTACTATTTCAAACCCACCAAACCCAACATTACGCTTAGAGAAAACAAAAACACTTAATTTAGGGCTAGACTTCTCTATGGCTAATAATAGAATTTATGGAAGCATTGAATACTACAACAGAAATAGTGATGACCTGCTGGCAAGACGTAATATAAGTCCAACCTATGGACTTTCTTCTTCATTTCTAAATGTTGCCGAACTATATAACAGAGGTGTAGATATAGATTTAGGTTTAAGAATTATTAATACTAAAGATTTTAAATTTGATTCAAGAATACTTTACAGCCAAAATAAAAATGAAATAACAAGTATAGACGAAAGTAATCCTGGAGAAATATTTCTCTTCACGCAATACGATGCTAATTCTTTTGTTGTGGGAGATCCGGTGGATAATTTTTATAGTTTCAGGTATGCAGGCTTAGACCAAGAAGGTAACCCATCCTTTTTTAATGAAAATAATGATGTTATAGAAGTGGGAGGTGATATAGGTGCTATAGAAGCTTTAAAAAGCGAAGGTTCTAGATCACCTACTCGTACGGGGTCGTTAACCAACACGGTTACTTATAAAAATTTATCGTTGCGTGTACTTACAGTATATTCTGGAGGAAATAGATTTAGGTTCGAAAGAAATTATGACCCTAGATTTTTTCGAACCAATGTGTTTAGCGATTATGTGAGTAGGTGGCAGCAGCCTGGAGACGAGCTGCTTACAGATGTGCCTAGGCTTACATCGCCAAATGAAACGGGAACACCACTTTACCTGTATCTTGATGAATCAGACAGAAATACCGATGATGCCTCTTACATTCGTTTGTCTCAAGTCAATTTATCTTATCAGTTTCCGGAAAGTCTCACCAAGAAATTATCTATGAATAGTTTTACGGTAAGCTTGCAAGCAGACAACTTAAAAGTTTGGAATTTCAATAAATGGGATGTCGATCCTATAAGTCGAACCATACCAATCCCTCCAACCTTTACACTTAATTTAACGACAACATTTTAA
- a CDS encoding RidA family protein encodes MKTVKENPIPQGKYIPAVRHADVIYTSGMTPRKEGKLIYSGQMSASVPVETYKEAVEIATLNAITSAVNCLEGNEKIAKVLQMNVFLNTETAFTMHSKIADFASEIIINVLGILCIGTRAAIGVASLPSNAPVEITLVCSVS; translated from the coding sequence ATGAAAACAGTAAAAGAAAATCCAATACCACAAGGTAAGTATATTCCAGCTGTAAGACATGCCGATGTTATTTACACCTCGGGCATGACACCTAGAAAAGAAGGTAAGTTAATTTACTCGGGACAAATGAGCGCATCAGTTCCTGTTGAAACGTATAAAGAAGCTGTTGAGATAGCAACATTAAATGCTATTACGTCAGCTGTTAATTGTTTAGAGGGAAACGAAAAAATTGCAAAGGTATTGCAAATGAATGTTTTTTTAAACACAGAAACAGCATTTACAATGCATTCTAAAATAGCAGATTTTGCATCAGAAATTATTATAAATGTTTTAGGTATCCTATGTATTGGAACTAGGGCTGCAATAGGGGTGGCCTCTTTACCATCTAACGCGCCTGTAGAAATAACATTGGTCTGTAGCGTTAGCTAA
- a CDS encoding pyridoxal phosphate-dependent aminotransferase encodes MKIKTKNKFMFDNCVNKSLEAKFEALEADNAPGQEVRQDLSVLDSVMRGGKLKGVPVDFSHGDVDAFTPTPDSENYWLEGFKQGGSQAYTEYRGALNIREILSKHLGRFTNVPVLPDSELILTPGTQGALFLALGATVASGTKVAIVEPDYFANRKLVKFFGGEVVPVPLCYLEESSKNGLNLNALEKAFENGAKVLVFSNPNNPTGIVYSEEVISKIAVLANKYNATVIVDQLYSRMLYSGETYVHLRSCKVRPKNIITIMGPSKTESLSGYRLGVAFGASNIIDRMERLQAIVSLRAAGYNQAVFKTWFNEPSGWLDNRIKQHEAIRDELLNIFRSANLKTATPQAGSYLFPQLPALSVDLNTFVRLLRYQANVTVTPASEFAPHLNDSIRLNFSQDHSAAIEAAKRIVKMVEIYAL; translated from the coding sequence GTGAAAATAAAAACCAAAAATAAATTTATGTTTGATAATTGTGTAAACAAATCGTTAGAAGCAAAGTTTGAAGCACTTGAGGCTGATAACGCTCCCGGCCAAGAGGTAAGGCAAGATTTAAGTGTCCTAGACAGTGTTATGCGGGGAGGTAAACTTAAAGGAGTACCAGTAGACTTTTCTCATGGGGATGTAGATGCTTTTACTCCAACTCCAGATTCTGAAAACTATTGGTTGGAGGGTTTCAAGCAAGGGGGCTCTCAAGCTTACACAGAATACAGAGGCGCTTTGAATATTAGAGAAATTTTATCCAAGCACCTAGGAAGGTTTACAAATGTGCCTGTGTTGCCCGATAGTGAATTAATTTTAACGCCAGGAACTCAAGGTGCGTTGTTTTTAGCTTTAGGAGCAACAGTGGCATCAGGAACTAAAGTGGCTATTGTAGAGCCAGATTACTTTGCTAATAGAAAATTAGTTAAATTTTTTGGAGGAGAAGTAGTGCCAGTTCCTTTGTGTTATTTAGAAGAATCCTCAAAAAACGGACTAAACCTAAATGCGCTAGAAAAGGCGTTTGAAAATGGCGCTAAGGTTTTAGTGTTTTCAAATCCTAATAATCCTACAGGTATTGTGTACTCTGAAGAAGTAATAAGTAAAATTGCTGTTTTAGCTAATAAATATAATGCTACGGTAATTGTAGATCAATTATACTCAAGAATGTTGTATAGTGGCGAAACATATGTGCATTTGCGTTCTTGTAAAGTGCGGCCAAAAAATATTATTACAATAATGGGGCCTTCTAAAACGGAATCTTTAAGTGGTTATCGTCTAGGAGTAGCCTTTGGAGCGTCAAATATAATAGATAGAATGGAGCGTTTACAGGCTATCGTTTCTCTAAGAGCAGCAGGGTACAATCAAGCTGTTTTTAAAACTTGGTTTAATGAGCCTAGTGGCTGGCTGGATAACAGAATTAAACAGCATGAAGCTATACGCGATGAGTTGCTTAATATTTTTAGAAGCGCGAACCTTAAAACTGCAACGCCTCAAGCAGGAAGTTACTTGTTTCCTCAACTACCTGCATTAAGTGTAGATTTAAATACGTTTGTAAGGTTGTTAAGATATCAAGCAAATGTAACAGTTACACCGGCATCAGAGTTTGCACCTCACTTAAACGATAGTATTAGGCTTAATTTTTCGCAAGACCATAGTGCTGCGATAGAGGCTGCAAAACGAATTGTAAAGATGGTTGAAATATATGCCTTATGA
- a CDS encoding Lrp/AsnC family transcriptional regulator: MVDSTDKKLLDILKENSRLSFADLGRKINLSPSSVRERVQKLEEEGVIKKYDIQINNKLIGYDLEAFILLKVFPGKLKYVINKVNEFPEITVAHRITGNQNIHLKVVVENQLHLQKLLDKLMQFGDTNTFLILSEITK, encoded by the coding sequence ATGGTTGATAGTACAGACAAAAAATTATTAGATATTTTAAAGGAGAATTCTCGCCTGTCATTTGCCGATCTTGGAAGAAAAATAAATTTATCTCCATCATCGGTTAGAGAACGTGTACAAAAACTTGAAGAAGAAGGCGTTATTAAAAAATATGATATACAAATAAACAACAAACTAATTGGCTATGATTTAGAGGCCTTTATTTTGTTGAAAGTATTTCCCGGAAAATTAAAGTATGTAATTAACAAGGTTAATGAATTTCCTGAAATTACTGTAGCGCACCGTATTACAGGAAACCAAAATATTCATTTAAAAGTTGTTGTAGAAAATCAATTGCACCTACAAAAACTGTTAGATAAACTCATGCAATTTGGAGACACAAACACTTTTTTAATTCTTTCTGAAATAACAAAATAA
- a CDS encoding TIM barrel protein — protein sequence MKSIIKLSLFVLSMQIGAQGIDKSLYAFDFKMDSLTIPQRAKLFDKLGYSGTSFIVKNDKQIKKLQEYLDTETFSSGKLSIPVVYFPFNFSNDLENENKLWRKTLSVLPEGTDLWVIILKEDATEKKTLELLKDMAAEAQKLNKNIVIYPHDNCFIESAEEAIPYIEKLNEPNLFLTLHLCHELRAGNGSRLLDVAIKASPYLKFASVSGANITMFENGEQGWADAIKPLDEGDYDISEFISVLQKIKFKGKTILHTFGIEDAPKDHLLRSIEKWNNLVDSTFKNQNNNLNNILDNPENAYWDKVSRSWFISNLGGGKVTIEKDGYGWITRLDEKGKVISNRWIEGLDAPTGMASYKNLLYVADRGVLVEIDVAEGKIIRKINLPNSEFANDVAATPSGDIYVSDTFTNSIYKLPKNKNIEIFVKNDTLEYPNGLWVDGNHLVVATWGPMTNRATFETSRKGTLMRIDLKTKEIKPVGKGLPIANFDGVVKYNKSYYATDWTGGRLLKISEHGDVEEVMSGFSQFADLGINIKNGIVMIPEMSKNRFILIHLKSLLTQ from the coding sequence ATGAAATCTATAATAAAACTGTCGCTTTTTGTATTATCAATGCAGATAGGAGCACAAGGCATTGATAAATCTCTTTACGCTTTTGATTTTAAAATGGATAGTTTAACCATCCCTCAGAGAGCAAAACTTTTTGATAAACTTGGCTACAGTGGTACTTCTTTTATCGTGAAAAACGATAAGCAAATAAAAAAACTACAAGAATATCTGGATACTGAAACCTTTTCTTCAGGAAAGTTGTCAATTCCTGTGGTTTACTTTCCGTTTAATTTTTCCAATGATCTTGAAAATGAAAATAAATTATGGCGTAAAACACTAAGTGTATTACCTGAAGGAACAGATTTATGGGTCATCATTTTAAAGGAAGATGCTACAGAGAAAAAAACTTTGGAACTTTTGAAAGATATGGCTGCCGAAGCTCAAAAATTAAACAAGAATATTGTTATCTATCCGCACGATAATTGTTTTATAGAATCTGCTGAAGAGGCCATTCCTTACATTGAAAAATTAAATGAGCCAAACCTGTTTCTAACCTTGCACTTATGCCATGAATTAAGAGCGGGTAATGGTAGCCGTTTGCTTGATGTTGCGATTAAAGCTTCTCCTTACTTAAAATTTGCTTCTGTTTCTGGTGCCAACATTACCATGTTTGAAAATGGAGAACAAGGTTGGGCTGATGCCATAAAACCATTGGACGAAGGGGATTATGATATCTCTGAGTTTATATCAGTCTTGCAAAAAATAAAATTTAAAGGCAAAACCATATTGCACACTTTTGGAATAGAAGATGCTCCTAAAGACCATTTATTGCGTTCTATTGAAAAATGGAACAATCTGGTTGATTCTACTTTCAAAAATCAAAACAACAACTTAAATAACATTCTTGATAATCCAGAAAACGCCTATTGGGATAAGGTGTCAAGGTCTTGGTTTATTTCTAATTTAGGAGGAGGAAAAGTAACGATTGAAAAAGATGGTTATGGTTGGATTACACGTTTAGATGAAAAAGGAAAAGTAATCTCAAATAGATGGATAGAAGGCTTAGATGCCCCTACCGGAATGGCCTCGTACAAAAACCTTTTGTATGTTGCCGACCGAGGCGTTTTAGTTGAAATAGATGTTGCTGAAGGAAAAATTATTAGGAAAATAAATTTACCAAATTCGGAGTTCGCCAATGATGTTGCCGCAACTCCCAGTGGAGACATATACGTATCCGATACGTTTACCAACAGTATCTATAAACTCCCTAAAAATAAGAATATAGAAATCTTTGTTAAAAATGATACCCTAGAGTACCCAAATGGCTTATGGGTTGATGGAAACCACTTAGTGGTAGCCACATGGGGGCCAATGACCAATCGCGCTACTTTTGAGACCAGCAGAAAAGGGACGCTAATGAGGATTGATCTTAAAACCAAAGAAATAAAACCTGTTGGAAAAGGTTTGCCGATTGCAAACTTTGATGGCGTTGTAAAATACAACAAGTCTTATTATGCTACAGATTGGACAGGTGGAAGACTTTTAAAAATTAGTGAGCACGGAGATGTGGAAGAGGTTATGTCCGGCTTTTCGCAATTCGCAGATTTAGGCATTAACATAAAAAACGGAATTGTCATGATTCCGGAAATGAGCAAGAACCGCTTTATACTTATACATCTAAAATCCTTGTTAACTCAATAA
- a CDS encoding RagB/SusD family nutrient uptake outer membrane protein, whose translation MKKLKYIILLAGLVACSNLEEEVYSEISPSNFYQNVDEAEVAVTSIYNSYNRAVSLYDFGLSSLTVVPSPKIQSKISWRRQWANYTTDATDAISLPRVWNPFYQGIFRSNVLIAELEGRQFESEEETARKEIIAEAKFLRSWSFFNLIQLFGAVPMPLKPAVTAEEAQLPRTPIAEVYQQIILDLQEAETNLPSDKRGDAQIGRPIQATAKFLLAKVYLTMAGLPLEDPSAMALAETKLGEVLDLEDTAQGYKLLESYEEAIRIDNNDERIFAIQQTQSVSSQGTAFGHVWGSRNRLNNAGLGQRHGGFTKDFYDSFEATDVRRDVTMAYSYVDRDGITRTFADGYYPEREGIYQNKYVDLDQNAVDGDPDMIVYRYSDALLMAAEIENSLNGPTATAYGYLNRVRTRANATDAPDGMTQEEFAEYIYEERYKELSFEFQEIYDIRRLGKVEEVLSQHPENVTWSPTNTAYNPNFNLWPLPVSEINSNPKILENNPGW comes from the coding sequence ATGAAAAAATTAAAATATATAATTCTACTGGCCGGTCTCGTAGCTTGTTCTAATTTAGAAGAAGAAGTATATTCAGAAATCAGCCCATCAAATTTTTATCAAAATGTAGATGAGGCCGAAGTGGCAGTGACCTCAATTTATAATTCGTATAACAGGGCTGTTAGCCTCTATGATTTTGGTTTGTCATCATTAACTGTGGTGCCTTCTCCAAAAATACAATCTAAAATTAGTTGGAGGAGACAATGGGCGAACTATACTACCGATGCTACTGATGCCATTTCTTTACCTCGAGTTTGGAACCCCTTTTATCAAGGTATATTTAGATCTAATGTTCTTATTGCAGAACTAGAAGGGAGACAGTTTGAAAGTGAAGAGGAAACAGCAAGAAAGGAAATAATAGCTGAGGCTAAATTTTTAAGATCATGGTCTTTTTTCAATCTAATTCAACTTTTTGGTGCCGTTCCAATGCCATTAAAGCCTGCTGTTACGGCCGAAGAGGCACAACTTCCCAGAACACCAATAGCAGAGGTGTACCAGCAAATTATTTTAGATTTACAAGAGGCTGAAACAAACTTGCCTAGCGATAAGAGAGGTGATGCTCAAATAGGGCGACCTATTCAGGCCACAGCAAAGTTCTTACTTGCAAAAGTATATTTAACTATGGCGGGTTTGCCCTTAGAGGATCCAAGTGCTATGGCATTAGCAGAAACTAAATTGGGAGAAGTTCTTGATTTAGAAGATACTGCTCAAGGGTATAAACTATTAGAAAGCTATGAAGAAGCTATACGTATCGATAATAACGATGAGCGTATATTTGCTATTCAACAAACGCAATCTGTATCAAGTCAAGGTACGGCTTTTGGACATGTTTGGGGGTCTCGAAATAGGCTTAATAATGCTGGTCTTGGTCAACGACATGGTGGATTTACAAAAGATTTTTATGATTCTTTTGAAGCAACCGATGTGCGTAGAGATGTTACTATGGCATACTCATATGTAGATAGAGATGGCATTACACGTACTTTTGCAGATGGTTACTATCCTGAGCGTGAAGGTATATATCAAAATAAGTATGTAGACCTTGATCAAAATGCCGTTGATGGTGATCCAGATATGATTGTTTATAGATATTCTGACGCGCTACTAATGGCAGCAGAAATTGAGAATAGTTTAAATGGGCCTACAGCTACAGCCTATGGTTATTTAAACAGAGTGAGAACCAGAGCAAATGCAACAGATGCCCCAGATGGTATGACGCAAGAAGAATTTGCTGAATATATATATGAAGAACGTTATAAAGAGCTTTCTTTTGAATTTCAAGAAATCTATGATATTAGAAGGTTAGGTAAAGTAGAAGAAGTTTTATCGCAACACCCAGAAAATGTAACATGGTCTCCAACAAATACAGCGTACAATCCAAATTTCAATTTGTGGCCTTTACCGGTAAGTGAAATCAATTCCAATCCTAAAATCCTGGAAAATAATCCGGGATGGTAA